Genomic window (Amaranthus tricolor cultivar Red isolate AtriRed21 chromosome 7, ASM2621246v1, whole genome shotgun sequence):
GTAAGCCACCAATTCTTTCTCTAGTTAGTTTTTCTAGTTTAAttggaattttgtttaagttatGAGTTTTGgattgtattaattttattgaatcatactgtaacagactcaaaattcttaattttaatcttccgattaattatttcgaattttcaattcaaatctctaatcctttgattatccatttcaaaccatctttaattcctaaatcttttccgattttgtaatttctttcaaatattaaactttaaaatagtattttttgtttaaaatctttttataagcactaaaatattattttattattttatagtacgaaaagtaaaatttaattattatattcacggttttgtaaaacgttacgttttaactttttttccttaaactaacattactacttattattttaaccttataattttgatttaattattttatacataaaaatgagtcgtatttttattattaacattaagtatagtttaagcaaaattttctaagtaaactacatattttcatgatcaaatttacccattattttaaagtatattcacttgtacatattagaacaaaaatttgataaaccaaaatcctttctatagtaacccatgatgttcatcacttacacaagctatcactatttccttacacaagctaactttTTTCTACTCTCCAAACTTTTAcgcattcacttacacactccaactcttacacattttaaatcacttacacaattTAACCTTCTtttatactcctaacactctttttcatacaatctaatgaactacaaagttgctcaaacccattataaatacccccttagccataagatcacttacaccaccatcatcaaatctttctaacattctttcttatattttcacttcattaaaatcttactatattaatacctttattattaattgaagaaattcaagaacatgaagcttagaacactctttatttagcttaaatcatcatcattatggagcattattgggttattactttgagtacttaatgtatcattatttttggagtttagatttaattattttgggagcttaaaagattatcattattttgggagtttggattaactatctttggagcattattgtTTATCTTGGAGGGTATTatttcttatattatttttctaattagtacttagtactaatccttggtgttagtatgttataacttcttaccctactttttttgtggaattttacattatatttactttataatatgcaaagtatgaaatatgctaATATGTTTTAGTggaaagttagtttaatgaaaattatgaccaaaattatattaagtatgtgtatgctaaaagtattttttggtATGTTAActtaataatcattgaacaagtttaggaaattgggtgcaaaattatattctagtgatattaagtatgattcatgttataaactagtgctagtatgtttatgagttatgtgttatattaggaatgttattatatttaagaatttttatgttaaaactttattaatatgtttatgttagccttcaaattagtttttaaggtagtaagttattttataaacttatattaagtatggttatattaagaatattgttattatactttattttgagatttaagtttatccttaaggtTATAGttaatttctaagttattgcgtaaagtttttattttttttaagtggttatgttaattatttaaagctaggatttagtatgaaaaaattaaattaagtcgtcctttttatgtgaaaagggcccaaaatacttataggccattcgaccactatcatataaaaaaaagagtttgattcactattttaaattattacaactatttttgtgataataataaaataacaatttaaaaagatatgtttgagaaatttttataagttattaaatattgaagtgtttttcttgagaatatgagatttcataataaaagtactccctccgttcctttttgtttttccacaTTACTAAAACGGGTAGTTCtataagtttttccactttagaatactttccatTTTTGGAAAGTTTTTTTTCCCATTTATACCCCTCAAATACCCTCTTTTAccctatatatttttattttaaatgttggatTCAATTACGGTATGTGTGCAGCCTCCTTCATTTAACACCATCATCATTTTCTGCTTCCTCTCCCCACGttgctttctctctcttccttgaGTTTCTTCCATGGCTTTCTTAGCTTTTATCCCCTGTTCATTCCTCTTTTTTACTCCATTTTTACTGCATTAAAATGTAGATCGGAATTTGGTCTTCATTTTGATGTTCgttttgtgaattttggttgagttttttttttcaagcccTCTGTTTTGCTTTCTTCTTCGACTTCCATTGTTACTGTTTGAAGCCTTTGTTTGTCCATGACAACCGTCGAATCTAAGAGTGATTCGACCATACCATCATACCTTTATGACGGTTTGTGTGATCGTGGagaattttgttcttgttccatTAATGGGAGGTCACActcttattcaaatgaaattcttAAATGGACTAAAAAAGATCTTGAGGCATATCAAAAGGCGATGGAGGATGATGCTACATCTAGGTATCGTGATTCTACCCCTTCTCctaatgttgaagaagaagaagatcttGAGGCATATCAAAAGTGTCCATCTCATGTTAATCCTTCAACTCCATCAAAGATTCATGAAGACCAAGTTAATTTGGTTGTCCCTGACACTCCTGAGGAAGTTATTGCTGCAAGGggtaaaaaaaccctaaaaaacgcacgtgaattatgtaattttttcttgaatttcctTTTCATTGTACACTCATGATAAGTGCTGGTGATGTTTGCTGTtggatttgtttgattttgtgatgttTGATGTTGGATTTTTTCTGAACCTTTTTGATTTcgtcttattttttttggaagtctgttcttgaaatttttttaaaaaccccTGTGATGTGTTTATGCAATTACTTGActtaaaatctgaaaaattatctataattaCTTGGTTGAGTAGCAATTGTGTACAATCGGCACatcatatgatattttttttcatgtacaGTAATTTGCGTCATTTcttgttgaaattttaaaaagctgAGAGGTTCAAAGACCTCAATGATGAATCAGGGGGCAAAAAAACTGAAATGATCATTATATAATgacataaatacatatacatgATCTTAAATTTCCATTTTGATGTTGATTTCATAATTAGTTGCTCCTAAGTTTTATAGAAAcaattttgatgatgaaaaaaaataaactgagggGCTGTAATTTATAATCACCTTTGACATTCTTCCACTGcttcatcatatgcttcaagtatTTGTTGATTAAGTTGTGCAGCATCTTCATTTTCTGTTTGTGTGCCTTGCTGATTTGTGCTTGGGTTAAGGAAACGTACACATTCCCTAACCAATTGTGATGGTACTCGCACTTGTATTCGTAACCTTCCATTGTCTTCTTGAACTTTCTTACCTAGGTGTGGCTGAACATAGTCATTAGACCTTTTAACCTTTAGGATTTCATTTAAGTTGTGTTGTAATGAAATCCAAACATTGGTTAAAGTCTTTGGATGTAACTCTTCGAATGCATCGTCCACTGCTTTTATTAACTCATTCATGTTCTTTGGCATTTTCTTATGCATAAGTGATTGTATGCtcctaaaaaaacccaaatctaGAATATTACAATCGGGACTATTTGGTGGTTGTTGAGTTAGAATGAATGTAAAACCCCCTTGCCTATTGTGTCATTGCCAAATTGGATCATCATTTTTTATGTGAAcccttgcattatcttgttggATGAAAATTATCGATGGACCATCACTTGGCCATTTTCTTAGAATTGCTGGAATTAATTGTTCAATGAGCATGCTCCTATAAACTTCCTGAGTAACCGAATCAGTTGGTTTAATTTCTATAGACCCCCTTGGACGGTTaattgaatttctttgtgctgcAACCCTACTTACGAAAGGAAAAATTCCGATTTTCCCATCAAATGTGCATTGGCCATATCGATTCCATCTAGGCCTTGCAACCGCCCCTAAAAACATAGcttttggaatgaattttgatgACTTTCCCGCCCTATATGGAATTTTTTCTTTGTGTGCTATATAAACTCTTTGTGTCTTCTTGgttaagtaaaaccatttttcatCAATATGTATGAAGTCATACATACCTTTATACATTGGATGAAGATGAATTGTATCTTCTTGAATGAGACTTAAAATCCACTCAACCCTTCTTGCCTTGTTTGCATCCGTTAAATAAGGGTGTAATGGATTTGAATGTGCCTTAATCTCCCCCCTTCGTATCAATCGCCAAACCGTTGTTGGTGCCAAGTCTAAGCATGTTGCAACATCTCTTATGCATGTACGTTCACCCATTGGTTTAGATTCAAGTACGTTTGGTGGCACTTGAACTCTTTTTCTTCGACAATTCTTGTACTTTGAATCGACAACATAAGGCTTGTTTTCTTCTTTGGTTTCAATTGCACGTTTCC
Coding sequences:
- the LOC130818537 gene encoding uncharacterized protein LOC130818537, which gives rise to MASNDEDEVEGAWYFGSNAYDPESSSSSDEEPQENDAQQIEQQHQRKTRLTNDMRHLILHEMLSLKVSDSLPHGTFVRIANKYGYTPRTIRNIWKRAIETKEENKPYVVDSKYKNCRRKRVQVPPNVLESKPMGERTCIRDVATCLDLAPTTVWRLIRRGEIKAHSNPLHPYLTDANKARRVEWILSLIQEDTIHLHPMYKGMYDFIHIDEKWFYLTKKTQRVYIAHKEKIPYRAGKSSKFIPKAMFLGAVARPRWNRYGQCTFDGKIGIFPFVSRVAAQRNSINRPRGSIEIKPTDSVTQEVYRSMLIEQLIPAILRKWPSDGPSIIFIQQDNARVHIKNDDPIWQ